One Magnolia sinica isolate HGM2019 chromosome 2, MsV1, whole genome shotgun sequence genomic window, CATAAAATTGGTTCTTTCATTGACTATTGGAAAATGATGTCTGTAAAGTTTCTATTCCCTCACTTATAAGTCAATTAAACATCCATTCCTTGCTAATAATGACAGCTTGCCCCGCTGAATGCAAACGACTACATAAGCAGAGAGAATGCAAACGGTTTGCTATGTCTTGTCTTATAAATGAAAAGCCACCCAATTTTCAAGAGCATATTAGGTGCACCCCAGCCTCACCTAGAGTGATTTAGCCCTTACCGTgaggcattttcataaacacctgaactacaatagttttacaagtgttttatcaaacaccttctaagtaacataaaaaccaaaaaacaaaaagagagaaaaaaggtatttgtttaatgtacatgtttgcctcgctcaattttcggtttgccccgctgaatttctagtttgccctgctgaatttcatgtttgtcgtactgaatttctagtttgacccgcttaatttcatgtttgccccgctcaatttctagtttgtcgtgctcaatttcatgtttgccttgctcaattttatgtttttcccactgaatttttagtttgccccgctgaatttttagtttgccccgctcaatttcatgtttgccccattgaatttttagtttgccccgctcaattttatgtttgccccgcttaatttcatgtttgccccactgaaattcatgtttgccccgctgaatttctagtttgccccgctgaatttcatgtttgcctcgctcaatttcatttttgccttgctgaattttcagtttgaccgcgaagtaatTAAAATTGActacaaagtgaatgaaatggattttcaaccatcgacccgatggaatcttggaaaataaataaGTTTGTTGGcaaaattagcttctcctaccccaaaatcatatatggtacattaagtaaattattctagtttaggagatgcttgttgaataaatagataaagaaatgaattaaaagagagaaatttttttatatgcttatatatacatatttatataaatatgtattagagaaaattgtagctagaataaagttctccatgtaaaaataaaaaataaaaaaaaaaaattttattattattattatttttttgcataGGATAACACGGACTACAATTGTAGCTACGGTTATAACCCATAGCTATAGGTAAAATTACCATCACTATATAttgaatactcttcgatatgtatcgaaaattgtaagattttttagaCAAACTTGCTGAACAGTTCTCGACTTTTTTTTATCAAAGCGAAAGACCTTCGACATTttgaagtacatatcgaaagaccttcgatacatatcaaatGGCTTATTAAATAAGCAGGGTTgtggctatggctacggttataatccgtagccgtaGAAAAACCGTAACCATAggcacccttttttttttgtatatttatttatttattttgccgtTGTAATCCCCatgccttttgtgggtcccatcatgaggtctgtgttatatccaaaccgtccatctatttggtgagcttatATTAAGCTTAaggcaaaaaataagacagatctaactatcaagtggaccacactgtaaaaggcagtggggaattgaacgtttaccattgaaacccttccagGGGTTACAACAGTTTTGTATCATTATGAttgtttttccctcttcatccagtcctctgtgaccttatgaatagattggatggaaaataaatgttatggtgggtcctacaaaatttttaacggtgaaaattagttttcccgttgctctttgtggtgtggtccagttgatctttgaatatgattttgttttttttggataatgctccgaaatgatctcaaaatatggatgaacgttgttgatataataaatacatagctgtggggccatgtaactttgatctcttctgAGCCGtacgtacaactctcggttggaggagcgtcagcgcacgtcttcgaaaggaagggagggtattttcgtcctgaaatccGGTCTGCGCCCGTGAAGGTCTAAGTTCCCAAACTAAGTTTTTAtcgtttcataaaaacagctggataaaacgTAGGGTCTACAGTCCCAAATTTCCCgattaaaattgaaaaaattagCTGAATGACCTGATCTACTCGGGTAGAGCAGCTGGATGATACGCAGATACTTAGAAGTTACCTATAAATTACACACGTGGCATAtacgtaattcaaattaaacagtcTAAACTATGTGTTCCTGTATAGACATATCATTaactaaaaattaagcttatttgatgaTCTCTCTATCGGATTGGTGAATAttaattggacagttaaaatgaaaatattcgGTCGTGCTGTTTCAATAAATAAGTGTCCATTAATAACTAATAAAAGAATAGGAttcttaaaataattttatttcagggttacaGTAGACAGCGTTTTACCGGTTCAATTGAACATATGCCGCGTGTATGATTTTTGAGTGCTTGTGTATGAAGCATCATtcgcagccggagtatcaaattaCTCCTCGTGCGTTCCCACCATAATAACTGCGCACTCGCACTTCATCTCCCGccctaaaaaaatattaaaccaatgaGTCCGTTTTGCTTCTGTCGCCACTCACGATCTTGCGTGTAGCGCCACCCACGGGGACCCACGTGCTGAGATGTTACTATGATCTGATCCGTCCGTATTCTCTTTACTATAACAAATAACCCTTTTTTCCATGATTATGATGCAGAGAGAGTATCCTAGCGTTTGATCTTTAgatttcttttcattcttctaaaCTCATCTGTAGATAGAGACGGTTAAGATATTGTTTCAAATTAATTTTCAAATAATTAGAAAGTTATAGATTCCACAATATTGACggttgagatcattggaaaactCAAAGTGTAGAGCCCAGCGAACAGCGATAAACAAAGTATTCTCAATCGCGACAGAAGGGACACGAACTCCACTATATAAGAAAACGCGCTGACCGATATCATCTTTCTCCAGAGAGCCAAGAGCCAGAGAGCCAAGAGCCATGGATTCCGTTTCCTTTTCTTCACAAAATCCCTCCTCCATACAAAAACCCCATCTCTTCCAAAACCCTCTCCCCGCCTCCGATCCCGAAATCCCTCTATTCAATCTTTCTATCCTCCGTCAGAAGATTGATTCCCTCCGCCAATCCCTTTCTCAGTCTCTCGATTCCAACGCTCCGATCTCCGCCGAACAGATCAATCTCGCCTCCACTGAAATCGCGTCTGCAGTCCACCTGATCATCGTAAATGGAGCGGCTCTCGTTGCGTTTTCTCAAAACCAGAGTATCCGCCCTGAGATCGGAGATCGGACGGTTCCGATTGCCGGAAATCCTGGAAATCGGCCAGATATGACGTGCCCGACGAACTCTACCGTCGCTGGAATAATTATGGATCCGATTGCAGGAGGATCTGCAAGAACGTCAGACCTATGGAATCGGACGGATATTCAGTTCGCTGGACAGGTTTCCGAGATTTCTCACTTTGTTGGAGAAATTGATGATTCGATCGCAGGGAAAGCAGTGGAACCGTCCGATCTACGTGATCCGACAAATCCTCAGCTTACAGTAATGAGCGTTGAAGATATGAAGATTCCAACTGGTTTTTTGGCCTCGGGGATGCTAAACAATCCAGAAGATGTAAAAAATTTGCCGGCATGGCACAAAAATCTGCCAGGTCTGAAGCTTCCAACCAAATCTGCGGCCTCTGGAAATCTGGGAAAATCAGCAGGTCTTAGAATTGCAGAGTCGGGAGATCGAAAGGACGACGGAATTGATGGCAATACTGAAATCGTTGAGCTTGACATGGTGGAATTGCTCGTGGAGCACGTACATTTCTGCGAGATCTGCGGGAAGGGATTCAAGCGCGACGCTAATCTCCGAATGCACATGCGTGCGCACGGCAACCAGTTCAAGACGGTGGAAGCCCTAGTGAAACCAGACCGGCCGGAGGTCGATTCGGGTAGGAAAATCCGGTTCTCGTGCCCTTTCTCTGGCTGCAGCCGTAATCGGTCTCACAAGCGGTTCCGGCCATTGAAATCGGCTATCTGCGTCAAGAATCACTTCAAGAGAAGTCACTGCCCAAAAATGTATTCATGCAATCGGTGCAACAAGAAGAGCTTCTCGGTCCTAGCTGATCTCAAGAGCCACCTCAAGCACTGCGGCGAGTGCCGGTGGCGCTGCTCCTGCGGGACCAGCTTCTCGAGAAAGGACAAGCTGTTTGGGCATGTGGCTTTATTTGAGGGCCATATGCCGGTGGTTGTGGAAGAGAAGCCGAAAGAGgtagttgaagaagaagaaatgcaATTGGATGAAGACGAGCACGTTGATCCTAGTGGTAAGGTTTCGGATTTCGGGTTGCTCGAAGATCTTTGGGAGGGATTTGGTTCAATTGGTGGGGGTTCGTTCGAAGACGCATTAGGGTTTCTCTAGCAGGTgcgtaggttttttttttttttttttttttgatttaggATGCATATATTCTTTCTGTTGTATACGTGTTCTTCTTCTTGGCCTGTTTGGGTTGGTGGATTCCAATCGTTTCCTGTTGAAAATTGTAATTATTATGGATGCGTGATTGAATATAAGCTGTAATGGTGTAAAAAAACTGCTGTCTCTACCTGCAATGTTGCCGTTCGGTGTATCTTGAAAATCAGGACGAAACTACCAGGGATTCTCCCATCATTTCCCATAGCCCATGAGTCTTTTATACCCTCTCGGTAGGCCACAGGCCTATGATATCAAAGCCATCCTCGCAGCCGATATAACCAAAGGAGATTGTATTGTTGAATCTTCTCCATTTTCATCTTCACAACAGGGAACGATTGCCTCTACGAGAAGGCCAGAGGTGTTCCCACTTTGCAAACCCACTCCTGCACCTCTCCTTCTTTGATCTTGAACATCATCTGAATTGGTGCAAAGTCTCCGTAAAACTAGCTAGACCCAAAGTCATTGTCATCCCAGATCCAGATGGAGAACAGCAAGGTTGTGCATGGAAAACCTGACTGATCAGGGGGTAATCTCGGAAACTAACATGCAGTTCATGTGACAATCTTCTCAACGATGAAGAAGTGATTGTTGTTTTTGAACATGCAGTTAGAAAACATTGCATGCTAATTCACATGGGGATTACTCCCTGCTTGGTCCTCATGGCTCATTCTACCATTGCCTCCCTTTTGCATACGAAGTCATTTCGATTCTTCTTCTCTGTGTTCGTTATTTGCATGATCAGTACTGATGCCCCATTGGTGCGTTCGTATTTGCACATGGGTGATGAATGCCCACTAGTCTATGGTGGTGATCATGCTGACAGTCAATGCACTTCTATTCACCAGTGTGAAGCCCATCCACCAATATTTGGGAGTTTCAAGTCCCACAAACTTGTCGTACCATACTAGCATCAAATATGGTGTGGTACATGCTTAAAGCCGCCCACTTGTCGATTTCATGGCTTTGGAACCATGGAATCATCAGTTATATTCAAACattagaaaacagtgggaatgtCTAGTCTTGTGGTCTACCATTTCAGAACCGCACCATTGATTCTGCTGTCTTCAGTAGTATCCAACCATAGGAAGTCGGCAGAAATACGTGCATGCTAATTATTTTCACATGTAAATGAGCGTGGACATAGAATGGGGTTTACACCACTTTTCAGTTGACAGATAAAGTAGTTCGCCATCCTTACGATTTTCAAGTACACTACGACAGAATCCATCAACCCAAACAGGCACAATCATGGCTTTGAACTTGCTGAAATAATCATTACAAACATTTTGTTGCAATAAAGATGAAGCTCTTTTGAATTCCGTGTTATATGTTCATATGCCTTTACGATCTGATTCTGTAGCTGGACTGGCTCAGTTGGATGGTTCTCTGTTTTGCAACCTTGAATTGGAATTCAAATTCTTTGGGTAAATTCCTGCGTTTGGTTGTGGAAGGCCCATTTTTTAATTCTTTGGTGGCAGAGGGTGGTCTACAAATTCTAGGCTTAACAATTTcatcccaatggtcagatttttgAATTGCTTACCAATTCCGGGCTCATTTCCTGGTATCCAATCACAGTTTCTGGATTCCAAGCCCATTTCACAGAATGAAATTCCAGGTTTCCAAACATGACTGACAGAATCCAATCTTAGGGAATCCAATCCCTGAAACTGAATTCTCAAGTGATTCCAAAATTCCGAGTTACCAAATGATGACAAAGTTAAATTTCTAGTTCATGGGAACTGGTTTAGTTTAGCTAGCTTAAGTATTTACATATATATGCACCAAAAGGAAGTGACACGGCTGGCATGCTCTGAATTGGATGGATTTTGCATTAGACCCATTCATATAAAGTTTTACCAGGTTGTAGTCCGTGCTAAACCATGCTCATACATCAACTTTTGATGTAGAAACCATCCAAGACATTGGATATGAGAACATCGCTGGAGTTTGTATCACCTGCTAGCTGTCTTGCTGAAGGGTGCCCTGCCCTGCATTTATCCTGCCTGTAGGTTGAGCAAAAAGTAGCAAAGGACCAGCAGAATTATGTTCAGCTAGAGATGATGGCCTAGTTGAGATCATTGATTGAGGTTGTGGATACTCGAAGAAAAAAGAGTAGAAGAGATCCCTGTTGAGTAGATTGATGTACAGGTAGGTGATGATGTGACGGCATGTCATAGGCAGCTGTGACAACTAACACCCGCAATTTCTGGTGACTTGTGAAGAGAGACCGTGGATAATGCCCTACTGTCTATTCTGTAACCAGTGAGTCCAGTACCTGTGTCTGGTGTTGGTAGGAGTTGAGTTATTAACAAGAGTCCTGCCGCGTAGGGCCCTCGATCTTTTGTTTGCTGAGGGAGATTATAAGGCTGGGAGCATTATAGTTTGCAAAGAACCTGAAGGGAGGAATACATGATAGTTGATGTGAGACATCATTTAATGGTACATCATTTAATGGTATCCTTGTGTTCTCAGCTTGCACGACTACGGCCATGATTCAATGATCCAGAGGATTTCATGTTTTAGCGGTCCCAACATGGACAGACCAGGCCCAAATCTTCTCCATCCGATGAACCTAACCCTTCTAGGAGTGGCCTGCAAATAAATTGCTGAGGAAGTAAATACAGCAAAGGTTCACATTCAACTGATAGAAGTCCATAGGTTAGATAGATCAATAGGGTCTTCTAATCTGGGAGGTTTATAGAGTATGATCCATTGACTGTGATGCCCATCATACCACTGTTATGGGTCGCAAAACCATCTGGCCCACTTGCATAAAATGAAGAGCCAGGGTAGCATACTTATTCTGTGGCTAAGGATCATGTAATTCCTCAACAAAGGGAGTCAAAGAGAAACAGTGGGCAGCTGCTGCAGAGGTCTATGCAGAACCGCCAAGAGGGTCCATATCAGGGTGTTATGGCTGACAGTGATCATATAAAAGGAAAATTTTCTGGACTTGTATGGCATCCCCCATAGGATGGTGAAATCACAGAAGTGAAAACCGATGGTTGTAAAAGTTAAAGAGATGGCAGATACTGAAAGATTTTGGCATGCTGGCTGCAGATAGTGTTTAGATAGGGAGAATCGAAAATGTGGAAGTGGAAAACTATGGAATCCAACAGTTATTCCAATGTTTGATTTGGAGTGTGGTTCTCTATGGAAATGTTGAGACGTCAACTGTCAAACAGTGAGAGCTCTCATGTAACCATTGTAATCTAGATTTAACAGGTTTTTCTTGGGGAATGGTTTTGCTTTTTCTTTAATAGGAAAAACCTATGAtaaggaaatcaatttcctcctctctatttttggtttctcAAACAGAGGAAATTATCACATCAGTGGAATTCAATTTCTCCAAATGTTTCCACCAGTTCAAAAAGCCCATACATCGGACACTAATAGCACTTGCGTTGAATGATATTTATTCTTTTGAAAAGACCATCCAATTTCTGATAGAGAATGTCCCGAAATTGCAAAGCTGTTGGGCCATTCTTGATCTACTAGGTGGCAGATAGTTTAAATTATTGTAAAGGTTAAGTTAGTTGGAACCTATGAGAGGTAACACTGCTTCTAAACAAGTGATTGTAAAAGCTAAGAGAAGGCAGGCAGTAGACCATTTGGTATGGTGTCGTGGGAGTTAGTTTCTACAGAACCGTTTGATGTATTAGATGCTGCGGATATACATAGAACTGTGTTAGCATAACCTGCATATGTATATGGATGGTGTGACTTTTGCTATAGGAGTCCCACTTGGGGGGAATAACTTTATGGAGAAGGGCTGGATCCTATGTTTGTTTTGCACCATTACAAAAATGGAGGTGATCCAGCTTTACCTTtccaataaaaggaaaaaaaaaaagaaaagaaaaatatggtGGTGATCCATTCTTCGACATGTGACACTGATATACAGCTACCCAGACCATCGAAACCCATTGTGCAtggagcatatatctaaaatcactCTGATCAATCAATTTTAGCTATCCATTATTGCtactaaatgaatggttaaaaggaAGATAGTGGTCCATATTTAAAGTTAAAAATCAGATGCTTAATATCTTCTTCTCAGTGAAAATTTTCGGTTTTGCTCCACTCAAAGTTGGGTCAGatatttggacagtctggattgctgACTTGCTGTAAAACTGTACCATGTGTAtgtttgaagagtcaccaccatgttTTAGTGCAAAACTAACATCAGGGTCCATTGACAATTCACCCCCATGTGGTGCTCTGCGCTTGGTTAGTGAATGTCACCCTGTAACTATGCAAGTTATGCTagtgttttcattttttaattttttaattattttttattttatttttgtataaaTATGATGTGTGATTGAGCTGATGAAGAGAGGGAAGGAAGAGGATCAATAAGCTATCCATGTTTTAGCAGAGGATGCCCCAATTTTGAAAGATGCCGGGGCATTGTTAGTTGTAAAGTAGCCTCACAAGCTTGCATCATCTGTGGGGCATACAAGTAACCATGTATGATAGGCAATTTCTTGGTCTAGCCCCTTTGGAATCAAGACTTGCAAGCTCACCTTTGGGATaagggtttcttttcttctttctttctttatatttttGGTCTTTCTCCCATGCGTCAAACTGTACATAATCGGGGACCACCGAATAGATTAGACAAATTCTAAAAAAGTACAAAACCATAGTAGGATggcctcttttcttcttttttctttttttattacatAGAATAATGTTCACATACAGCACTTCCTTTCCCACCTATGTGTGACATGTGTAGCACATTTGATCATGCAAAAGGTGGAATATTCTGTAAGGATCCCCTGCGGCGAAAACTGGACCAGTACGCTCATTAGGTGGACTCATGGTTGATGGGCCGTCTTACCATCCAAAATCATATTGGGTGAGCAACCCTAACTTTCTAAtttcatagattttttttttttttttttccttttctgattTCAAAGTAGAGGTTCTTAGAATTTCAGCCGCTTAATCCTCTAAACGTCTACCAATCAGTTAGACATACTTCTAAGTGTAGATTGTGTTCTACAATCCATCTAATTGTCATCACAATTTtcacggtttaatttgagttatgtcattctaaataaataaatatgtaataaataaaatatagaGTTATCGTttaccacatgtacaatttcttacAGCCAGCACATCAACCGTCTATGCTAGAGTATCAAGGTTTTTCTCTGCGGGTATACTCAATGTTGTTACGTGATTTGGAATGTAGAATAGTATATTAAAATGGATGTTGGATCTTTTTAGTCAGAGAATTGCTAACTCCCCACCTTCAGTGGTTGGCAGCATCCCAAGTTTATTAAATGACACATGGGATGACCAGTCGccgatttggaccatccattcatTAGTGTTAATGAGGACAACCTATagtgcaaaaatcacaccatCGAATAATCCTAACATCCAATCAATATCATGGAAAAACAGTCAAGATTGAACAGAGAAATTAAgcaggtccaatcatcatcatgaAACATCTAGATGATGAATCTCACATTGCATTGGTTATGAATCCAAAGTatcactttggtttgatgattctaaagATGTGATGTACGgctcaataaaaagaaaaaagaaaaaaaagaaaagtatatgGTTACTTATAACAAATTGGTCttatataaagggtttggataatCTGATGAGTATGAATCTTGCACCATGGCGGCTTGCTCCCAATACTAATATCGAATGGACTGCCTAGATTGATGATTGGtccttccatgtgtcctttaaaagATCTTGGGAGGTTGCTAACCTCCCCATGAAGGTTGGGATGTTAGTATTCCCTAGTTGGTTATTATCTAATTATTTTGGACTTGTGTTAATTTCCCTTCCATGGGATTTAGAGAAAGTGACTACATTTATTTGTATAGCGTATAGCAAGCTGGTCATTCAGCCTCTTTAGCTGGGTCAGTTGAGTCACCAACATGTGTTACATAGTGACCCATTGTCCTTGCCAATTTCGTACGCACGAGAGTTTTGAGTCACCAGCGTGGCCATCCAATTTTAATGCGAATCAAGGGCCTAGAGGTTttcactttgctatggcccacctgattttttaaTCGGGCCAAAAAGTTGGCCttgggggttttatgaggtgacTCATTTAATGGAATGTCCCGATTTTATTCCCACATCATGTGTCAAGTGTTCTCATGAAGTTACATTTAGAAGCGGTCCCCATGAGAGCATTTTTGTGTACACACACCTTTGCATGCTGGCATGCCCACAGCAGCACGACAACACGTTGGCACACCCCCAGCAGCATGAATTAGGCGGCGGCCTGGGGCGCCGTGTTAAGCAGGCGGGGCTAGTGCCACGGCGGGCAAGGCATCGTTGGGGTGAATTAGTCGTGCTAAGCGGGCGGGGCTAGTGCCACGGAGGAAAGTCCCCTACATTCCTCTCTCTCCAAATATGACCTGATCCAAATCTGACCTCAGTTCACCCAACAAGGTTGGGGCGAATGGTCGTtaccgtaggtttgctccctataggtgtgggtTCGATTTCTCTctttggctttacccgatacacgtggttgtgggtgattgcgtgtatccacagtgattagtctcacttcaaaagaggtggggacaccccgtgtctttcaaaaaaaaaaaatctgacctgaattttaatgggttgggtttgggtccaAAATTCTAATCCAATTCATCTTGGCTTGGGTCCAAGCTCCCTCGACACATCCCACCCGAATCCAGGGAGAAAGAACAGGCCGTAGTTGGTAGATGCCTAAAtgagctcatctcattttagttaacaataattattTATAGAAAGCTGGTTCCTCTACAAAATGTTGAGAATAAgtttattttataatatttattCAACTGCATGGCAAATATATTCTTTCCCGTGTGGAGCCAACCTTGTTGTACATATGTCATCTAGCTAATCCAACACccacatcaagtgagccccaccatgatgatgggatgccTAAAAAAATCAGGCCTgcccaatcatcaagtgggccacgggCACCCAAAAAACCTCCTAATTTTGGTGGTCCATATGATGGATCAGCTTGATCAACCAGACTCACACCTGGCAAAAGAAACCCAAAAAAGAATCTGATTACGGAGTCCAGTCTCTGAATAGAAGTAGGACCTCAGACAAAAACCCCAACTAAAGAAACACTGATATTCCTGAAACATTGATTATTTGTTTCAACTCAAATAGCGGCTAGGCAGATGATCCTCCATTTCCTTTTCCCAAGCACTCTACCATGATCGCCATGCCAATTGAAGAGGGATTCTACCGATTCCAGCATTGATTGTAAAAC contains:
- the LOC131233675 gene encoding zinc finger protein WIP6-like; this translates as MDSVSFSSQNPSSIQKPHLFQNPLPASDPEIPLFNLSILRQKIDSLRQSLSQSLDSNAPISAEQINLASTEIASAVHLIIVNGAALVAFSQNQSIRPEIGDRTVPIAGNPGNRPDMTCPTNSTVAGIIMDPIAGGSARTSDLWNRTDIQFAGQVSEISHFVGEIDDSIAGKAVEPSDLRDPTNPQLTVMSVEDMKIPTGFLASGMLNNPEDVKNLPAWHKNLPGLKLPTKSAASGNLGKSAGLRIAESGDRKDDGIDGNTEIVELDMVELLVEHVHFCEICGKGFKRDANLRMHMRAHGNQFKTVEALVKPDRPEVDSGRKIRFSCPFSGCSRNRSHKRFRPLKSAICVKNHFKRSHCPKMYSCNRCNKKSFSVLADLKSHLKHCGECRWRCSCGTSFSRKDKLFGHVALFEGHMPVVVEEKPKEVVEEEEMQLDEDEHVDPSGKVSDFGLLEDLWEGFGSIGGGSFEDALGFL